One window of the Salvia miltiorrhiza cultivar Shanhuang (shh) chromosome 6, IMPLAD_Smil_shh, whole genome shotgun sequence genome contains the following:
- the LOC130990900 gene encoding uncharacterized protein LOC130990900 yields the protein MNCRSEGDGEHQIMKDQEVPQKISYANIIKPASLRKPDVLVHRCVIIQPVVNNGVISIKIPESMYQDRIKQFQHALIGRVLLRKGEKPRLVSDLKKELQVLWQPKSDWKLIPMSKGFYTLKFTTAEDKFNAKCKSSWSLASGTLRLRDWVRNFDPYKEISSICQVWMRIYYLPVEYWTKEIISSIGNSVGVPIKVDGVTADGDVGHFARVLVEVDLALPLPDSVHVDCPDQYFYVELGYEQLPHFCTKCKITGHTLDKCNKRSIGKVIEQPDNSKDGNVVDAATEKRNTKGDEDFQFGRPRSTWQPKPAKEKAMASDNRFSVLDAQNLSGPDLLEAITKPVSEKDLQEMGHESIPAESVSEEEDVEHTEMEQDPNVSCLMAEQQNNLTDAAEETKREMESPVETQRVETAAATEKAETDLILSETSVQNLLEKEIKVQRVVNLVQNKSTEGLSKDKEPLQTAKKKGRQPGQTRVDRKLVLTTDNIKDLLRRPPDMRAEPNTESMELIKDQLYKAWEAGGTPRDFVITNDGSPSARTMTKVAAKTWAEEVEREESLATKN from the coding sequence ATGAATTGTAGATCTGAAGGAGATGGTGAACATCAAATTATGAAAGACCAAGAAGTTCCTCAGAAGATCTCTTATGCTAACATCATTAAACCTGCGTCTCTAAGAAAACCTGATGTTCTTGTTCATCGTTGTGTCATTATTCAGCCGGTGGTTAACAACGGGGTGATTTCCATCAAGATTCCGGAGTCAATGTATCAAGATCGCATCAAACAATTTCAACATGCGCTGATTGGGAGAGTGCTCCTCCGCAAAGGAGAAAAGCCTAGGTTGGTTTCGGATTTGAAGAAAGAACTACAAGTGTTATGGCAGCCAAAGTCGGATTGGAAACTTATACCAATGAGTAAAGGTTTCTACACTCTGAAATTCACAACAGCTGAAGACAAATTTAATGCAAAATGTAAGAGCTCTTGGAGTCTTGCCTCGGGCACGCTTAGGCTACGAGATTGGGTTAGAAACTTCGACCCGTATAAAGAAATTTCTTCTATTTGTCAAGTTTGGATGCGTATCTACTATTTGCCGGTTGAATATTGGACTAAAGAGATCATATCGAGTATTGGCAACTCGGTGGGAGTGCCTATCAAAGTGGATGGAGTTACAGCTGATGGGGATGTAGGACACTTCGCTAGGGTTTTAGTGGAGGTGGATCTGGCACTTCCTCTACCAGATTCGGTTCATGTTGATTGTCCGGATCAATACTTTTATGTTGAACTTGGATATGAACAATTGCCACATTTTTGCACCAAATGTAAAATCACGGGCCATACTTTGGATAAATGTAACAAACGTAGCATTGGGAAAGTGATTGAGCAGCCGGATAATTCCAAGGATGGGAACGTGGTTGATGCTGCCACAGAAAAAAGAAATACTAAGGGTGATGAGGATTTCCAGTTTGGGAGACCGAGGTCGACCTGGCAACCCAAACCCGCTAAGGAAAAAGCGATGGCTTCGGATAACAGGTTTAGTGTGTTGGATGCTCAGAACCTTTCCGGACCGGATCTCTTGGAAGCTATCACTAAACCTGTTAGTGAGAAAGATTTACAGGAGATGGGGCATGAAAGCATTCCAGCTGAGTCGGTTTCAGAGGAAGAAGATGTTGAGCATACAGAGATGGAGCAGGATCCTAATGTTTCTTGCTTGATGGCCGAACAGCAGAATAATCTGACTGATGCTGCCGAGGAAACGAAAAGGGAGATGGAGTCTCCGGTTGAAACGCAAAGGGTTGAAACTGCTGCTGCTACTGAGAAAGCTGAAACTGATTTGATTTTGAGTGAGACCAGTGTGCAGAATCTGTTGGAAAAGGAAATTAAAGTGCAACGAGTGGTTAACTTGGTGCAGAATAAGAGCACAGAGGGGCTCAGCAAGGATAAGGAGCCTTTGCAAACTGCGAAGAAGAAAGGTAGACAACCGGGACAAACTAGAGTTGATCGTAAACTGGTCCTGACCACGGACAACATTAAAGATCTTCTCAGACGACCACCTGACATGAGAGCTGAACCAAATACTGAATCGATGGAACTTATCAAAGATCAACTTTACAAAGCTTGGGAGGCTGGAGGAACACCCCGTGATTTTGTGATTACTAATGATGGATCGCCGAGTGCCAGAACGATGACAAAGGTTGCAGCGAAAACTTGGGCAGAAGAAGTGGAGAGGGAGGAATCCCTAGCCACAAAAAACTAA